A stretch of Paracoccus sp. MA DNA encodes these proteins:
- a CDS encoding 3-hydroxyacyl-CoA dehydrogenase NAD-binding domain-containing protein codes for MTDFTMDKGADGVAIITWDVPGKSMNVLSLDGAAELNTLIDDALADAAVKGVVITSGKKDFAAGMDLNVIAGMKQGGAQAVFDGVMTLHHLLRKIELAGMDPKTKKGGKPVAAALPGTALGIGLELPLATHRIFAAENAKAKIGLPEIMVGIFPGAGGTTRLVRKLGAMGAAPFLLEGKLSDPARAKSAGLIDEVVADPLAAARDWVLKASDADLVKPWDAKGYKMPGGEPYHPAGFMTFVGASAMVHGKTLGVYPAAKALLSAVYEGAMVPFDTALKIEARWFTKVLMNPSSTAMIRSLFINKEALEKGANRPEAPDQSVRKVGILGAGMMGAGIAYVSAMAGIEVVLIDSTQEAAERGKSYSTGLLDKAISRRKSTEEKKAEVLSRITPTTDYAALQGCDLVVEAVFEDPAVKAEVTKRAEAVIPQDAIFATNTSTLPITELAKASARPDQFIGIHFFSPVDKMLLVEIIKGKQTGPRAVAKALDFVRQIRKTPIVVNDARFFYANRCIIPYINEGIRMVAEGVSPVLIENAAKMMGMPLGPLQLVDETSIDLGVKIAKATKAAMGDAYPDEAVDAVIFKLADQGRLGRKTRAGFYDYDEGAKRQGFWSGLATEWPEADSQPELTEIQHRLMFAQSLEAVRALEEGVLEDIREGDVGAILGWGFAPWSGGPFGWLDMLGAPRAVEIAEDLTGKFGPRFAPPQLLADMAAKGESFYGKTARKAA; via the coding sequence ATGACCGATTTCACCATGGATAAGGGCGCCGACGGCGTCGCCATCATCACCTGGGACGTGCCGGGCAAGTCGATGAACGTGCTGTCGCTGGACGGTGCCGCCGAACTGAACACGCTGATCGACGATGCGCTGGCCGACGCGGCCGTGAAGGGCGTGGTCATCACCAGCGGCAAGAAGGATTTCGCCGCCGGCATGGACCTGAACGTCATCGCCGGCATGAAGCAGGGCGGCGCGCAGGCGGTGTTCGACGGCGTGATGACGCTGCATCACCTGCTGCGCAAGATCGAACTGGCGGGGATGGACCCCAAGACCAAGAAGGGCGGCAAGCCCGTCGCGGCCGCCCTGCCCGGCACCGCGCTGGGGATCGGGCTGGAACTGCCGCTGGCCACGCATCGCATCTTTGCCGCCGAGAACGCCAAGGCCAAGATCGGCCTGCCCGAGATCATGGTCGGCATCTTTCCCGGCGCCGGCGGCACCACCCGTCTGGTGCGCAAGCTGGGCGCGATGGGCGCGGCGCCCTTCCTGCTGGAAGGCAAGCTCAGCGACCCGGCCAGGGCCAAGTCCGCCGGGCTGATCGACGAGGTGGTGGCCGATCCGCTCGCCGCGGCCCGCGACTGGGTGCTGAAGGCCAGCGACGCCGATCTGGTCAAGCCCTGGGACGCCAAGGGCTACAAGATGCCGGGCGGAGAGCCCTATCACCCGGCCGGCTTCATGACCTTCGTCGGCGCCAGCGCCATGGTGCATGGCAAGACGCTCGGCGTCTATCCGGCGGCGAAGGCGCTGCTGAGCGCCGTCTACGAGGGCGCCATGGTGCCTTTCGACACGGCGCTGAAGATCGAGGCGCGCTGGTTCACCAAGGTGCTGATGAACCCCAGCTCGACCGCGATGATCCGCAGCCTCTTCATCAACAAGGAGGCGCTGGAAAAGGGCGCGAACCGCCCCGAAGCCCCCGATCAAAGCGTGAGGAAAGTCGGGATCCTCGGCGCCGGCATGATGGGCGCCGGCATCGCCTATGTCTCGGCCATGGCCGGGATCGAGGTGGTGCTGATCGATTCGACGCAAGAGGCGGCCGAGCGCGGCAAGTCCTATTCCACCGGCCTGCTCGACAAGGCGATCAGCCGCAGGAAATCCACCGAGGAGAAGAAGGCCGAGGTGCTTTCCCGCATCACGCCCACCACCGATTACGCCGCCCTGCAAGGCTGCGACCTGGTGGTCGAGGCGGTGTTCGAGGATCCCGCCGTCAAGGCCGAGGTCACGAAACGGGCTGAGGCGGTGATCCCGCAGGACGCGATCTTCGCCACCAACACCTCGACCCTGCCGATCACCGAACTGGCCAAGGCCAGCGCCCGCCCCGACCAGTTCATCGGCATCCACTTCTTCAGCCCCGTGGACAAGATGCTGCTGGTCGAGATCATCAAGGGCAAACAGACCGGCCCGCGCGCCGTGGCCAAGGCGCTGGATTTCGTGCGCCAGATCCGCAAGACCCCCATCGTGGTCAACGACGCGCGCTTCTTCTATGCCAACCGCTGCATCATCCCCTATATCAACGAGGGCATCCGCATGGTGGCCGAAGGGGTCAGCCCGGTGCTGATCGAGAACGCCGCCAAGATGATGGGCATGCCGCTGGGGCCGCTGCAACTGGTGGACGAGACCTCGATCGACCTCGGCGTCAAGATCGCCAAGGCGACGAAGGCCGCCATGGGCGACGCCTATCCGGACGAAGCGGTGGATGCGGTGATCTTCAAACTCGCCGACCAGGGCCGGCTGGGCCGCAAGACCAGGGCAGGCTTCTACGACTATGACGAGGGGGCCAAGCGCCAGGGCTTCTGGTCCGGCCTCGCGACCGAATGGCCGGAAGCGGACAGCCAGCCGGAACTGACCGAGATCCAGCACCGGCTGATGTTCGCGCAATCTCTGGAAGCGGTCCGGGCGCTCGAGGAAGGCGTGCTCGAGGACATCCGCGAAGGCGATGTCGGCGCCATCCTCGGCTGGGGCTTCGCGCCCTGGTCGGGCGGCCCCTTCGGCTGGCTCGACATGCTGGGCGCCCCGCGCGCGGTCGAGATCGCCGAAGATCTCACCGGGAAGTTCGGCCCGCGCTTCGCCCCGCCGCAGCTTCTGGCGGATATGGCGGCAAAAGGCGAAAGCTTCTACGGCAAGACCGCCCGCAAGGCGGCCTAG
- a CDS encoding glutathione S-transferase family protein, with product MTAQLHCFGESGHSYKVALMMQLTGYPWHPVFVDFFGGATRGAEYQALNEMGEAPVFVEDGRRLTQSGVILLHLAERTGRFLDGDRDEILRWLFWDNHKGSAQFGALRFLMNFLPPEKRPAEVIAWLQGRCRAALKTLDGHLAGRAWLAGEGPSIADLSSCSYLYYPEPFGFDRAEWPHIDAWLGRIQALPGWKPPYDLMPGNPADRAAKEDA from the coding sequence ATGACCGCCCAGCTTCATTGTTTCGGAGAATCCGGCCATTCCTACAAGGTGGCCCTGATGATGCAGCTGACGGGCTATCCCTGGCACCCGGTCTTCGTGGATTTCTTCGGCGGCGCCACCCGCGGCGCCGAATACCAGGCGCTCAACGAGATGGGCGAGGCGCCGGTCTTCGTCGAGGACGGCCGCAGGCTGACCCAGTCGGGCGTCATCCTGCTGCATCTGGCCGAGAGGACCGGGCGCTTCCTGGATGGCGATCGCGACGAGATCCTGCGCTGGCTGTTCTGGGACAATCACAAGGGCTCGGCGCAATTCGGCGCGCTGCGCTTCCTGATGAACTTCCTGCCGCCCGAGAAGCGCCCGGCCGAGGTCATCGCCTGGCTGCAAGGGCGCTGCAGGGCGGCGCTGAAGACGCTGGACGGGCACCTGGCCGGCCGCGCCTGGCTGGCGGGCGAGGGACCGAGCATCGCCGACCTGTCCAGCTGCAGCTATCTCTATTACCCGGAGCCCTTCGGCTTCGACCGCGCCGAATGGCCCCATATCGACGCCTGGCTGGGCCGCATTCAGGCGCTGCCCGGCTGGAAACCCCCCTATGACCTGATGCCCGGCAACCCCGCGGACCGGGCCGCGAAGGAGGACGCATGA
- a CDS encoding acetyl-CoA C-acetyltransferase, whose protein sequence is MTEAYIYDAARTPRGKGRPDGSLHEVTSVALSARLLNAVKERNGLTGHAVEDVIWGNVTQVKEQGGCLARSAVLESDLDESIPGLAINRFCASGMEAVNLAANQVRGGAGQAYIAGGVEMMGRVAMGSDGAAIAVDPSLTFKTYFVPQGISADIIATEYGFSREEADALAVESQRRAAIAWEEGRFARSIVPVRDQNGLTILDRDEYMRPGTTLEDLAKLKASFKEMGETMPGFDKVAMLKYPHLDHIEHIHHAGNSSGIVDGAAAVLIGNAEFGKAHGLKPRARIRATAKIGTDPTIMLTGPVPVTEKILRDSGMAISDIDLFEVNEAFASVVLRFMQAFQVDPGVVNVNGGAIALGHPLGATGAIIIGTLLDELERQDKTVGLATLCIASGMGAATIIERV, encoded by the coding sequence ATGACCGAAGCCTATATCTACGACGCCGCCCGCACCCCGCGCGGCAAGGGCCGCCCCGACGGCAGCCTGCACGAAGTCACCTCGGTCGCGCTTTCCGCCCGGCTGCTGAACGCCGTCAAGGAACGCAACGGGCTGACCGGCCATGCGGTCGAGGACGTGATCTGGGGCAATGTCACCCAGGTCAAGGAACAGGGCGGCTGCCTCGCCCGCTCGGCGGTGCTGGAATCCGACCTGGACGAAAGCATCCCCGGCCTCGCCATCAACCGCTTTTGCGCCTCGGGCATGGAGGCGGTGAACCTGGCCGCGAACCAGGTCCGGGGCGGCGCCGGCCAGGCCTATATCGCCGGGGGCGTCGAGATGATGGGCCGCGTCGCCATGGGCAGCGACGGCGCCGCCATCGCGGTCGATCCCAGCCTGACCTTCAAGACCTATTTCGTGCCGCAGGGCATCAGCGCCGACATCATCGCCACCGAATACGGCTTTTCCCGCGAAGAGGCCGATGCCCTGGCCGTCGAGAGCCAGCGCCGCGCCGCCATCGCCTGGGAGGAGGGTCGCTTCGCCAGGTCCATCGTGCCGGTCAGGGACCAGAACGGCCTGACCATCCTCGACCGCGACGAATACATGCGGCCCGGCACCACGCTGGAGGATCTGGCCAAGCTGAAGGCCAGCTTCAAGGAGATGGGCGAAACCATGCCCGGCTTCGACAAGGTGGCGATGCTGAAATACCCGCATCTGGACCATATCGAGCATATCCACCATGCCGGCAACAGCTCGGGCATCGTGGACGGTGCCGCCGCCGTGCTGATCGGCAATGCGGAATTCGGCAAGGCCCACGGGCTGAAGCCCCGCGCCCGCATCCGCGCCACCGCCAAGATCGGCACCGATCCGACGATCATGCTGACCGGCCCGGTGCCGGTGACGGAAAAGATTCTGCGCGATTCGGGAATGGCGATTTCCGACATCGACCTCTTCGAGGTGAACGAGGCCTTCGCCTCGGTCGTGCTGCGCTTCATGCAGGCCTTCCAGGTCGATCCCGGCGTGGTCAACGTCAACGGCGGCGCCATCGCGCTGGGTCACCCGCTGGGCGCAACCGGCGCCATCATCATCGGCACGCTGCTCGACGAGCTGGAGCGGCAGGACAAGACCGTGGGCCTCGCCACGCTCTGCATCGCGTCCGGCATGGGCGCGGCCACCATCATCGAGCGCGTCTGA
- the nth gene encoding endonuclease III produces the protein MARSISLRLPPALPYAAQVEIFSRFREANPQPVTELEYTNAFTLLVAVALSAQATDVGVNKATKSLFRRVGTPQQMLDLGLEALTEEIRTIGLYRQKAKNVIALSRRLVEEYGGEVPQSRAALMTLPGVGRKTANVVLNSVFHFPAQAVDTHIFRVGNRTRIAPGRDVAEVERAIEDNVPVPFQQNAHHWLILHGRYICQARRPRCRICPIEDLCPYEEKTE, from the coding sequence ATGGCACGCAGCATCTCCCTTCGTCTTCCGCCGGCCTTGCCCTATGCGGCGCAGGTCGAGATCTTTTCCCGGTTCCGCGAGGCGAATCCGCAGCCGGTGACCGAGCTGGAATACACCAACGCCTTCACCCTGCTGGTGGCGGTGGCGCTGTCGGCGCAGGCGACCGATGTCGGGGTGAACAAGGCGACGAAATCGCTGTTCCGGCGCGTCGGCACCCCGCAGCAGATGCTGGATCTGGGCCTTGAGGCGCTGACCGAGGAGATCCGCACCATCGGGCTTTACCGGCAGAAGGCGAAGAATGTCATCGCGCTGTCGCGCCGGCTGGTCGAGGAATATGGCGGCGAGGTGCCGCAGTCGCGCGCCGCGCTGATGACCCTGCCCGGCGTCGGGCGCAAGACCGCGAATGTGGTGCTGAACAGCGTGTTCCATTTCCCGGCGCAGGCGGTCGACACGCATATCTTCCGGGTCGGCAACCGCACCCGCATCGCGCCGGGCCGCGACGTCGCCGAGGTCGAGCGCGCCATCGAGGACAACGTCCCCGTCCCTTTCCAGCAGAACGCGCATCACTGGCTGATCCTGCACGGCCGCTATATCTGCCAGGCGCGGCGCCCGCGCTGCCGGATCTGCCCCATCGAAGACCTGTGCCCCTATGAGGAGAAGACCGAATGA
- a CDS encoding adenosine kinase, producing MTTPYVIGIGNAVMDVIAPTSDATLARLEVEKGIMQLIDRERSEFLMAAQSADPQAGKARLVPGGSVANTLAGLGMLGLRTAFIGKVAGDPLGLSYAEQTEAQGTVFVNPPVAGEVAPTSRSIIFVTPDGERSMNTYLGISAELGADDVNPATFSGAGWLFLEGYLFDKDAGKAAFLKAAEACHKAGGQAGIALSDPFCVDRHRADFRRLVAGPMDYVIGNVHEWQSLYQVEDLEEALRLAAADCGTVICTRSGEDAILIRGGERVTAPVHRVVPVDATGAGDQFAAGLIYGLAVGADLAAAGHMGCIAAAEVISHVGARPESDLLAAFRNEGLI from the coding sequence ATGACCACCCCCTATGTGATCGGCATCGGCAATGCCGTCATGGACGTGATCGCCCCGACCTCGGATGCGACGCTGGCGCGGCTGGAGGTGGAAAAGGGCATCATGCAGCTGATCGACCGCGAGCGGTCCGAATTCCTGATGGCGGCGCAATCGGCCGATCCGCAGGCCGGCAAGGCGCGGCTGGTGCCCGGCGGCTCGGTCGCCAATACGCTGGCGGGGCTGGGGATGCTGGGGCTGCGCACCGCCTTCATCGGCAAGGTGGCCGGCGATCCCCTGGGGCTGAGCTATGCCGAGCAGACCGAGGCGCAGGGCACGGTCTTCGTCAATCCGCCGGTGGCGGGAGAGGTGGCGCCGACCTCGCGCTCGATCATCTTCGTGACGCCGGACGGCGAGCGGTCGATGAACACCTATCTGGGCATCTCGGCCGAGCTGGGGGCCGATGACGTGAACCCCGCGACCTTCAGCGGCGCCGGCTGGCTGTTCCTGGAAGGCTATCTGTTCGACAAGGATGCCGGCAAGGCGGCCTTCCTCAAGGCGGCCGAGGCCTGCCACAAGGCGGGCGGACAGGCGGGGATCGCACTGTCCGACCCGTTCTGCGTCGACCGCCACCGCGCCGATTTCCGCCGGCTGGTGGCCGGGCCGATGGATTACGTCATCGGCAATGTCCACGAATGGCAATCGCTCTATCAGGTCGAGGATCTGGAGGAGGCGCTGCGGCTGGCCGCGGCGGATTGCGGCACGGTGATCTGCACCCGCTCGGGCGAGGATGCGATCCTGATCCGCGGGGGCGAGCGGGTGACGGCGCCGGTGCATCGCGTGGTGCCGGTGGATGCGACCGGGGCGGGCGACCAGTTTGCCGCCGGGCTGATCTACGGGCTGGCCGTGGGCGCCGATCTGGCGGCGGCGGGGCACATGGGCTGCATCGCGGCAGCCGAGGTGATCAGCCATGTCGGCGCCCGGCCGGAAAGCGATCTGTTGGCGGCCTTTCGGAACGAAGGGCTGATCTAG